From Quercus lobata isolate SW786 chromosome 1, ValleyOak3.0 Primary Assembly, whole genome shotgun sequence, one genomic window encodes:
- the LOC115953106 gene encoding uncharacterized protein LOC115953106: MYWWFKTILINLQNQLSEEYNLILQMEEEIWAKKPRTNWIILGERNTSYFHMSTLAWRSKNKITSIQNGDGEWVHNVEEVKDIFTSSFIKLYQTKQIFCNITPQWNTEWGAKLSLEEVRGLSHIPSDKEIWTTLKPMKPYKAPGVDGLHARFFFQRFRLIIGDSIKREVKEAFTSQKVPEYLN, translated from the coding sequence ATGTACTGGTGGTTCAAAACTATTCTTATCAACCTCCAGAATCAATTATCTGAGGAGTATAATCTTATTCTTCAAATGGAGGAGGAAATCTGGGCAAAGAAACCAAGAACAAATTGGATCATTTTAGGGGAAAGGAATACTTCCTACTTTCACATGTCAACACTTGCTTggagaagtaaaaataaaatcaccaGCATTCAAAATGGTGATGGGGAATGGGTGCATAATGTTGAAGAAGTTAAGGATATTTTCACTTCAAGCTTCATTAAGCTATACCAAACTAagcaaattttttgtaatattacCCCGCAATGGAATACTGAATGGGGTGCTAAACTTAGTCTTGAAGAAGTAAGAGGGTTGTCTCATATCCCTTCTGATAAGGAAATATGGACTACATTGAAGCCTATGAAACCGTATAAAGCCCCTGGGGTTGATGGCCTTCAtgcaaggtttttttttcaGAGATTCAGGCTTATAATTGGAGATTCAATTAAAAGAGAAGTCAAGGAAGCTTTCACAAGCCAAAAAGTTCCTGAGTATCTCAATTAG